Below is a genomic region from Ferribacterium limneticum.
TGGAAACGGTATCGTAGTTCGGGCGGCCATCGCCGCCGCGCAGCACGATGTGGCCGTAGCCGTTGCCCTTGGTGCGGACGACGGCAACCCGGCCCTGGCTGGTCAGACCGAGGAAGGAGTGTGGCTTGGAGGCGGAGAGGATGGCGTTGACGGCAACGCCGAGGTCGCCGCTGGTACCGTTCTTGAAGCCAACCGGGGTGGACAGTCCCGATGACATCTCGCGGTGGGTCTGCGATTCGGTGGTGCGGGCGCCGATGGCGGTCCACGTGATGAGGTCGCCGTAGTATTGCGGCGAGTTCGGGTCGAGCGCCTCGGTGCCCGTCGGTACGCCGAGTTCGGCAACCTGGAGCAGGAATTCGCGGGCCTTGGCCATGCCGATATCGATGCGGAAGCTGTCGTCCATGAACGGGTCGTTGATGTAACCCTTCCAGCCAACCGTGGTGCGCGGTTTTTCGAAATAGACGCGCATGATCAGTTGCAGCGTGTCGCCGACTTCTTCAGACAGCTTTTTCAGGCGGCGGGCATAGTCTAGGCCGGCCACCGGGTCGTGGATGGAGCACGGGCCGACCACCACGAACAGGCGATGGTCCTTGCGATCCAGGATGTTGCGCAGTACATGCCGACCATGGGTAACCGTCTTGGCAGCTTTCTCGGAAAGCGGCAGGCGGGCGTGGATTTCTTCCGGCGTCGGCATTTCGTCGAAGGCGGTGACGTTGATATTGTCGATGTGATGTGTGGTCATGGTCATTTGCTCAGCTGGCGAATCATGTCTTTCACCGCAACGACCTTGTCGTTCAAGGTCGGGCAGTGGCGTAAAAGGGAAAGTTTATCCTGTCCTGCCAGCTTATAGCTGCGGTCTTTTTGAATCAAATTGATTATCTTGATCGGCTCGATTGGCGGGTTTTTCGAGAACTCGGGACTGAACTGGATGGTGATCTGGTCGTTGGTCGCGTCGAGCTTCTGGATGAGCAGCGGTTTGACTAGCAGACGCAGGCGGTGCGTGGCGAGTAGCGACTGCGCCTGAAGCGGCAGTTCGCCGAAGCGGTCGATCAGTTCTTCCTGGAGCGTGTCGATTTCCTCGGTGCTTTCACCGTTGGCCAGGCGTTTGTAGAGGGTCAGGCGTTCGTGCACGTCCGGGCAGTAAGCGTCGGGCAGAAGGGCCGGGGTACGCAGGTTGATCTCGGTGCCGATACCCAGCGGCTGGGTCAGGTCGACCGCGGCCAGATGCTTGCCCTGCTTGAGGGCAGCGACTGCACGGTTGAGCATGTCGGCATACATGTTGAAGCCGACTTCCTGCATTTCGCCGGACTGGTTGTCGCCGAGTACCTCGCCGGCGCCGCGGATTTCCAGATCGTGCATGGCGAGGAAGAAGCCGGAGCCGAGTTCTTCCATGGCCTGGATGGCTTCAAGACGCATCCTGGCCTGCTTGGTCAGTGCCTTGTCGTCCTGGACGAGCAGATAGGCGTAGGCCTGGTGGTGCGAACGGCCGACCCGGCCGCGCAACTGGTGCAACTGGGCGAGACCGAACTTCTCGGAACGGTTGATCAGGATGGTATTGGCATGCGGATTGTCGATGCCGGTTTCGATGATGGTCGTGCACAGCAACACGTTGGCGCGCTGGCCGGTGAAGTCGCGCATGACGCGCTCCAGTTCGCGCTCGTTCATTTGGCCGTGGCCGATGACGATGCGCGCTTCCGGCACCAGCTTGGCCAGCTTTTCCTGCATGTTGTTGATGGTGTCGACCTCGTTGTGCAGGAAGTACACCTGGCCACCGCGCTTGAGTTCGCGCAGGACGGCTTCGCGGATGATGCCGTCGGAGAAATTGCTGACGAAAGTCTTGATGGCCAGGCGCTTTTGCGGCGCAGTGGCGATGACCGAGAAGTCGCGCAGGCCTTCCATCGACATCGCCAGCGTGCGCGGAATCGGCGTTGCAGTCAGGGTCAGGACATCGACCTCGGCGCGCATCGACTTCAGCGTTTCCTTCTGGCGTACGCCGAAACGGTGTTCCTCGTCGATGACGACGAGGCCGAGGCGCTTGAATTTGACGTCCTTGCCGATCAGCTTGTGCGTGCCGATGATGATGTCGATCTTGCCTTCGGCCAGTTCCTGCAAGGCTTGCGCCGATTCCTTGGCGGTCTTGAAGCGGGAAATTTCGGCGATTTTGACCGGCCAGTCGGCGAAGCGGTCGGCGAAGGTCTGGTAATGCTGTTCGCAGAGCAGGGTGGTTGGGCACAGCACGGCGACCTGCTTGCCACCGGCGACGGCGCAGAAGGCGGCACGCAAGGCGACTTCGGTCTTGCCGAAGCCGACGTCGCCGCACACCAGGCGGTCCATCGGCTTGCCGGAGCGCATGTCGTCGATGACAGCAGCGATGGCGGTAGCCTGATCGTTGGTTTCCTCGAAGCCGAAACCATCGGCAAAGGCTTCGTAATCGGTTTCCTTGAAGTCGAAGGCATGGCCCTCGCGGGCAGCGCGGGCGGCATACAGCGCGAGTAGTTCGGCCGCGGTGTCATGCGCCTGCTCGGCGGCCTTGCGCTTGGCTTTTTCCCACTGGCCGGAACCGAGCGTGTGGAGCGGGGCGCTTTCCGGGTCGGAGCCGGAGTAGCGCGAGATGACGTGCAACTGGGCAACAGGGACGAACAGCTTGGCCTCGTTGGCGTAATGCAGTTCGAGGAACTCCTGCTCGCCGAGGCCGAGGTCCATGCGAACCAGGCCCTGATAGCGGCCGATGCCATGGCTTTCATGGACGACCGGATCGCCGACCTTGAGTTCGGTGAGGTCTTTCAGCCAGTTGTCGAAGGTGGCTTTTTTCTGCGCTTCGCGCCGGGTGCGCCGCGGACTGCCGGCAAACAACTCGGTTTCGGTGATGAAGGCGAGCTTTTCCAGGGCAAAGCCGGCCTGCAAGGGGCCGATGCCGAGAGCTAGTTGCGCCTTGCCAGTGAGGAAGGCAGGCAGGTCGGCAACGGCTTCGGGCTTCAGGCCATGCTCGGCGAACATCGCCGCCAGGGTTTCGCGGCGGCCAGCCGTTTCGGCGACCAGCAAGACCCGGCCGGCAAAGCCGGCGAGATGATTTTTCAGGGCGCCGAGGGGCGCCTCGCTTCTGCGGTCAACGGCAATATTGGGCAGTTTTCCTGAAGCATTTTCATTTTTTGCCTCAAATGCCAGTCGACCGTAGGATTTGGCCGCCGTGAAGAAGGCTTCGTCCGACAGGAAGAGTTCATCGGGCGGCAGCAATGGACGGGATTTGTCGCCCTGCAGCATGTTGTAGCGCGAACGGGTGTCGTTCCAGAAGGCGGCGATGGCGGCCGGCGCATCGCCGTGGGTGACGAAGACAGCGTCTTTGGGCAGGTAGTCGAAGATGCTCGCCGTTTCGTCGAAGAACAGGGGCAGGTAGTACTCGATGCCGGCGCTGGCGATGCCGGTCGAAATATCCTTGTAGATGCCTGACTTGGCCGGGTCGCCCTCGAAGCGTTCGCGGAAGCACTGGCGGAAATGGGTGCGGCCCTTGTCGTCCATCGGGAATTCGCGGGCCGGCAGCAGGCGGACTTCGGGCACCGGATAGACGGTGCGCTGGGTATCGACATCGAAAGTTTTGATGCTTTCGATTTCATCGTCGAACAGGTCAAGCCGGTAGGGCAGTTGCGAGCCCATCGGGAAGAGGTCGATCAGGCCGCCGCGAATCGAGTATTCGCCGGGCGAGACGACCTGAGTGACGTGAGCGTAGCCGGCCAGCGTGACCTGGCTGCGGAATTTCTCGGCGTCGAGTTTCTGGCCCTTCTTGAAGGCGAAGGTGTAGGCGGCGAGGAAAGCCGGCGGTGCAATCCGGTAAACAGCCGTCGAGGCCGGCACGAGCAGGATGTCGATTTCGCCCTGGGTAGCGGCCCACAAGGTGGCCAGCCGTTCGGAGACGAGATCCTGGTGCGGGGAAAAATGGTCGTAAGGCAGCGTTTCCCAGTCCGGCAGTAGACGGACGCGCAGCGTCGGTCCGAACCATGGGATTTCATCAAGCAGTCGCTGGGCATCGGCCGCGCTGGCGGTGACGACGGCGAGCAGTTTCCCGGGGTGACGCACGGCGATTTCGGCCAGAGCCAGGGCGTCGGCGGAACCGGCCAATAGCGGCAGGTCGATGCGGTTACCGGCCTTGGGCAGGGCAGAAAGGGGGAGCAAAAACTGGGGAGCGGACACTCGGGGGAAGGCAGCGTTACGGGGCAGGAATTATAGCGTTATACGCCCCCGACGATTTCGTGGCAGCGCTTGTATTCATGTCTGCCCTGATTACAATGACGTTGCGATAATTCCATGTAGTTTTCCTTTATCGCCGCTACGTACTTGGCGCAACTGCGTTTACTCAAGTCCATTCGGAGGTCACATGAACACCGACTCAAAACCCCAGCGTTTCCTGTTTCCCGCTCTTGCCTGCATTGTCTTGCTGGCCAGCAGTTTGCCGGCAAGCGCGGCCAACGAATATTTTCTTAAATTCGATGGCATCGATGGCAGTAGCGTTCAGAAAGGCCACGAAAAAGCCATTGAATTCGAGTCGTTTAGCTGGGGGGTTTCGATCACCCCCAGTCGCCCCGGCGCTGGTACTGGCAAGCCGTCGTTCTCGGACTTTTCGTGGTTCCAGGATATGGATGTCAGTTCAACCGCGCTGTTCGGTGCGGTCGGAGATACGATCAAGACGGCTGTCGTTGATTTTACGTCGGCCATTGGCGGGCAAAACCAAACCTATTTCCGCATGAGCTTTGATAACGTCTTCATCACCAGTCTCACCTATTCCGGGAGTAGTGGCAGTCTTGTTGGACTCGCCGGCAGTTTCGCCTACGACAAGGTGACGCTGGACTACTGGGCGCAGGATCCCAAGACTGGAAAGCTGATTAAATCGCCGTCGGCATCTTACGATCTGACCAACAACGAAGGGTCGCTGCCGGCGGTCTCGGCTTTGTTTGCCCAAGGCCTTGCCGGGCCGCAGATTGCCGCTGTGCCGGAGCCGGAAACCTATGCGATGTTGCTGGTTGGTTTGGGCCTTCTGGGGGGCGTTGCCCGTCGTCGGCGCGCCACGGTTTGAACGTGTTTTGAATCGTGATGAGGCGGCGAGTTTTCGTCGCCTCCCCGGAAATTTGGCTGTTTTGACGCCAGAAATGGCTATACGGCGTCCGGATGGATCACCACTCACGGTCTATGAAAATGACATTAACGTACTCTGGGGTGTTACTATGCGGGCCGAATTTTTAATTCCGGGTCGCCCCCCTTCGCCTCAGCGACCTGACAGAAGCTGTCCGAGCAGGGATGGCGAACAAAAAAACGGACCACCATGAACGACTCCAACTTGAACCATGAACGCCGCAAGCGGGACGAGCGGCGCCGAGCAGACAGCGGCGCGCCGACAGGGATTGGCGAGCGGCGGATCAATATCGAACGCCGCCTGTTCAATCTGGGTGCCGATAGTGGCAAGGCCTGGCTGAGCAAGCCGGTGCCCGATCGGGCGTGGAACGCCACGCCCCTGTCAGCAGACGTCAGTGCATCGGGTAAGTTGTTGGCTGGCTAGCCGCCAGCGCTTGCAGACTACTTTCTTCACTGATGCCGCTTGATTCGGTGAAATAGCCGCATAAAGGGCATTCGAAGCCGGGCGGGCAGTCATGTTCGCGGGCGCATTCGGCTTGGGTTTCATCGGTCAGAACCATTTGGCGAACCGCTTCACAGCGAGCGAGGGGGGAGTCGAAGAAGGACATCGGAGTCTCCTGAATTGTTGTTTACATACTCAGTCTAGTCGCGATGCGGCCAATTGCCATCGCCGTGATAAATCTCACGGTCAACCGGAAAAAAGGCCCAAAAACCAAGTCGCGGCCGGGGCGGCCGGATCTTCGCCGATTTCCACAAGCTGCATGGCGTGGACGCCGCCAAGGTGTGATGCCGCGCGCTGGTAGGCCGTTTTGCCGATGAGGTCATCGGCGTCGAACAGCATGAGCAGCGGCGCGACGAGAAGTTTGAGGGCCTGAGCGCCGGCCCGGTCGATCAGTCCGCCGTGGCAGGCGATGGCCTTGACCAGCGTGTCGCGCTGGGCAGCGGCACGGATGGCGGCGGGGGCGACGTCTCCGCTGGTGAAAATGGCCAGTGGCAAGGCCTCCATGTCGCCGTCCTTGCGGGTCATGTCGAGGATGTCGATCAGACGCTGGGTCAGGCGCGGGACATTTTGCGTGGCATCGGCGAATTGCACTTCCTGGGCGGTGAGCAGTTCCATGGTCAAAGTGGCGCAGCCGAATTCGGCGAAGCACGATGAAATGGCTGCGTCTTCCGCCGCATGGTGGGCACGGGCGATCAGGATCAGGCCGCAGGGGGTGTCGGGAAACGCTAGATGGCCGTGCAGCGAGCCATGCGGGGTTTGCAGGGTGATGAAACGGTTCATTCGGATAGGCGGACAGCGAT
It encodes:
- a CDS encoding 3-deoxy-7-phosphoheptulonate synthase, with amino-acid sequence MTTHHIDNINVTAFDEMPTPEEIHARLPLSEKAAKTVTHGRHVLRNILDRKDHRLFVVVGPCSIHDPVAGLDYARRLKKLSEEVGDTLQLIMRVYFEKPRTTVGWKGYINDPFMDDSFRIDIGMAKAREFLLQVAELGVPTGTEALDPNSPQYYGDLITWTAIGARTTESQTHREMSSGLSTPVGFKNGTSGDLGVAVNAILSASKPHSFLGLTSQGRVAVVRTKGNGYGHIVLRGGDGRPNYDTVSIAMVEQALDKAKLPHNIVVDCSHANSFKKPELQPLVMADIVNQVRLGNKSLLGVMIESNIEAGNQSIPADLSQLKYGCSVTDGCVDWATTEKMIRDAAILLRDVLPERLS
- a CDS encoding Hcp family type VI secretion system effector — translated: MNTDSKPQRFLFPALACIVLLASSLPASAANEYFLKFDGIDGSSVQKGHEKAIEFESFSWGVSITPSRPGAGTGKPSFSDFSWFQDMDVSSTALFGAVGDTIKTAVVDFTSAIGGQNQTYFRMSFDNVFITSLTYSGSSGSLVGLAGSFAYDKVTLDYWAQDPKTGKLIKSPSASYDLTNNEGSLPAVSALFAQGLAGPQIAAVPEPETYAMLLVGLGLLGGVARRRRATV
- the mfd gene encoding transcription-repair coupling factor; translation: MLPLSALPKAGNRIDLPLLAGSADALALAEIAVRHPGKLLAVVTASAADAQRLLDEIPWFGPTLRVRLLPDWETLPYDHFSPHQDLVSERLATLWAATQGEIDILLVPASTAVYRIAPPAFLAAYTFAFKKGQKLDAEKFRSQVTLAGYAHVTQVVSPGEYSIRGGLIDLFPMGSQLPYRLDLFDDEIESIKTFDVDTQRTVYPVPEVRLLPAREFPMDDKGRTHFRQCFRERFEGDPAKSGIYKDISTGIASAGIEYYLPLFFDETASIFDYLPKDAVFVTHGDAPAAIAAFWNDTRSRYNMLQGDKSRPLLPPDELFLSDEAFFTAAKSYGRLAFEAKNENASGKLPNIAVDRRSEAPLGALKNHLAGFAGRVLLVAETAGRRETLAAMFAEHGLKPEAVADLPAFLTGKAQLALGIGPLQAGFALEKLAFITETELFAGSPRRTRREAQKKATFDNWLKDLTELKVGDPVVHESHGIGRYQGLVRMDLGLGEQEFLELHYANEAKLFVPVAQLHVISRYSGSDPESAPLHTLGSGQWEKAKRKAAEQAHDTAAELLALYAARAAREGHAFDFKETDYEAFADGFGFEETNDQATAIAAVIDDMRSGKPMDRLVCGDVGFGKTEVALRAAFCAVAGGKQVAVLCPTTLLCEQHYQTFADRFADWPVKIAEISRFKTAKESAQALQELAEGKIDIIIGTHKLIGKDVKFKRLGLVVIDEEHRFGVRQKETLKSMRAEVDVLTLTATPIPRTLAMSMEGLRDFSVIATAPQKRLAIKTFVSNFSDGIIREAVLRELKRGGQVYFLHNEVDTINNMQEKLAKLVPEARIVIGHGQMNERELERVMRDFTGQRANVLLCTTIIETGIDNPHANTILINRSEKFGLAQLHQLRGRVGRSHHQAYAYLLVQDDKALTKQARMRLEAIQAMEELGSGFFLAMHDLEIRGAGEVLGDNQSGEMQEVGFNMYADMLNRAVAALKQGKHLAAVDLTQPLGIGTEINLRTPALLPDAYCPDVHERLTLYKRLANGESTEEIDTLQEELIDRFGELPLQAQSLLATHRLRLLVKPLLIQKLDATNDQITIQFSPEFSKNPPIEPIKIINLIQKDRSYKLAGQDKLSLLRHCPTLNDKVVAVKDMIRQLSK